The Impatiens glandulifera chromosome 8, dImpGla2.1, whole genome shotgun sequence genome includes a window with the following:
- the LOC124912957 gene encoding expansin-B15-like: MFSVSASPTIATWYGPANGAGTDGGACGYGNTVESNYGKFVTAVGNGLFKGGQECGACYQVQCSSHPACSKNPIKVVVSDQCPGCNPFQFDLSGTAFGALASTGKAAELRNAGKIQINYQRVPCQYGQKIKFVVDKGSNPNYIAVNIEEEGGDGDLSKVEIKQGTGEFRVAHQIFGATWGINSLVPGPLSIRLTTSSGRSVIANNVIPAGWHPGATYISSVQF; encoded by the exons ATGTTTAGTGTATCTGCATCACCTACTATAGCCACATGGTATGGACCTGCCAATGGTGCTGGTACTGATg gtggAGCATGTGGATATGGTAATACTGTCGAGTCAAATTATGGAAAATTTGTAACCGCAGTCGGTAATGGATTATTTAAAGGTGGCCAAGAATGTGGTGCTTGTTATCag GTGCAATGTTCGTCACACCCAGCATGTTCAAAAAACCCGATAAAGGTGGTTGTTTCCGATCAATGTCCAGGATGTAATCCTTTTCAATTTGATCTGAGTGGCACCGCATTTGGAGCCTTAGCATCTACTGGGAAGGCTGCTGAACTCCGTAATGCTGGGAAGATCCAGATAAATTACcaacg GGTTCCGTGTCAATATGggcaaaaaataaaatttgtagtCGATAAAGGTTCGAACCCAAATTACATAGCCGTAAATATAGAGGAAGAAGGTGGAGATGGCGACCTCAGTAAAGTAGAGATTAAACAAGGAACGGGCGAGTTTCGAGTTGCACATCAGATATTCGGGGCTACATGGGGTATCAACTCCTTGGTACCGGGTCCTTTATCTATTCGTCTCACCACAAGCAGTGGACGATCTGTCATAGCTAATAACGTTATACCAGCTGGTTGGCACCCTGGTGCAACTTATATTTCCTCCGttcaattttaa
- the LOC124912958 gene encoding expansin-B15-like: protein MFSVSASPTIATWYGPANGAGTDGGACGYGNSVESNYGKFVTAVGNGLFKGGQECGACYQVQCSSHPACSKKPIKVVVSDQCPECNPDQFDLSGTAFGALASNGKAAELRIAGKIQINYQRVLCQYGQKIKFVVDKGSNPNYIAVNIEEEGGDGDLSKIFGATWGINSLVPGPLSIRLTTSSGRSVIANNVIPVGWHPGATYSSSVQF from the exons ATGTTTAGTGTATCTGCATCACCTACTATAGCCACATGGTATGGACCTGCCAATGGTGCTGGTACTGATg gcGGAGCATGTGGATATGGTAATTCTGTCGAGTCAAATTATGGAAAATTTGTAACCGCAGTCGGTAATGGATTATTTAAAGGTGGCCAAGAATGTGGTGCTTGTTATCag GTGCAATGTTCGTCACACCCAGCATGTTCAAAAAAACCGATAAAGGTAGTTGTTTCCGATCAATGTCCAGAATGTAATCCTGATCAATTTGATCTGAGTGGCACCGCATTTGGTGCCTTAGCATCTAATGGGAAGGCTGCTGAACTCCGTATTGCTGGGAAGATCCAGATAAATTATcaacg GGTTCTGTGTCAATATGggcaaaaaataaaatttgtagtCGATAAAGGTTCGAACCCAAATTACATAGCCGTAAATATAGAGGAAGAAGGTGGAGATGGCGACCTCAGTAAA ATATTCGGGGCTACATGGGGTATCAACTCCTTGGTACCGGGTCCTTTATCTATTCGTCTCACCACAAGCAGTGGACGATCTGTCATAGCTAATAACGTTATACCAGTTGGTTGGCACCCTGGTGCAACTTATTCTTCCTCCGttcaattttaa